In Aspergillus fumigatus Af293 chromosome 6, whole genome shotgun sequence, the genomic window TCGCTGATAATAATGGAGACAGTCATCTGCCGGTTTGATGCAGAGATAAGAAACGCTCTTTAGCTGTCATCTCCTTATTTCTACATTTCTATGAGCAGCGTGTGCTAGTCTAGCCTCAGGTTCGATAGGGACAGAGGAAAGTAGAAGGGCGTTATATCGCCATGGCAACACAGGAAAGACTTCAAGTCAGGTCAAAGACCAACGAGGGTAAGCAGAGTATTGGACTGGGATCTTCCCCCTGCTAAAGAGACACAGGAGTATTCCGGGAGTACTCAGTTATCCTAAGTTCTCCCCCCACGGAGTCCTCCTGGCAATCACTCGACTTTCTGTTCTGGGAAGAGCCAGGCTATCACGGGCCTGACCTGTTGAATGCGCCGGACGACATTCGCCTGATCCAACTCGCCCAGGATAATGAGTCCACGGAGATCACACCAGCCTCTCTTGGCTCGCCAAAAGCGTTTGAGTTCTTGTTGCAAATGCTTCGTGCGTCGGCTTCAGGAGCCAAGTGCGCAGTGAAACTGATTGTGCCCTTGCACCGTGGGTTTATCGTTCGCTCCGACATCATTCCACTGCGACTTCGCGACTCGGAATATGTCGAGTCGGCAGTGTCCTTTGCGGAGCCGCTGCAGACTTACAGTGGGAAGAAAGTTGCTATTTCCAGTCGCTCGGACCTTACGACATACTTTGCGGCCGCCGCAGCCGGTCTGATTCTTCGTCAAGGCTCTACGCATGCTTCAGATGCCGGATCGCAAGCGCTCTTTCAGATGGTCGAGTCCGACCTGGCAAACCGACTCTCGTTTCCGTGGATACAGCCAGGAACCCCCCGACGCCGGACGCTTGCATTAGTCGACGCAAATAGCTCGCATCCCCAAGACGGACTGGGCTTTTACCGTGCGGCGAGGGAGCTTGGAATCAACGTGGTCGTGCTGGAGAATGCAGGACACTGGCTGGAAGACCCGGCCCAGGCACACTGGCGCGAGGCTTTCATCCCCACCCGATTGACGAACCCCcccgaggaggatgttggCGACCACATCCTGGCATCTCTCAGGGCCTATGGCAAGCCGGTGGATGGGATTGTCACCTTTGCCGACTCGTTCTGGTACTACATTGCTCGAATCGCCCATGAGATCGGAGTAGAGACCGCGCCGCCGGACTCGATGCGTATCGCCACGAACAAGTTCCTGACAAGCAAATATGTCGGTCATGACGCCTATCTCGCATCGAATGTGGACGAGGCGCTCAGAATCGCAAAGGAGGTTGCGCTCCCATATCCTCTCATCGTCAAGCCCTGCGATGGCTGGAGCTCAGAAGGAGTGTCCCGCGTCGAGTCCCCTGATGCATTCCCTGCCGCCGTCAAGTCGATCGATACGTCGCGCCACGGGACCGAGTTTGTGATGGAGCCATACTGCGACGGGCCCGAAGTGGACGTCAACCTTGTCCTATTGGACGGCGAAGTCCTTTTCGCCGAGATCTGCGACGACCTACCCAAGTCCGCCGACGTCAATGGGCTGACTGTGGGATCCCTGACCAATTTCCACGAGCTCTACAGCGTGTACCCATCCGCGCTGCCGTCTAAGGAGTTGGAACTGCTCATCCATAGCTTTGTGGACACTCTCCTGCGCCTGGGGATTCGGAATGGGGTGATGCATCTGGAGGGGCGCGTTCAGAACTCCTCGATGGAATACCGCGAGCAGAACCGGATGATGCACCTGCAGCCGCGCGCTCCCCAAGCGACTCGGCCTGAACCATCGGCCTGGCTCATTGAGATCAACCCCCGCCCTCTGGGCATGACCGGCTCGCATATCATTGAATCGACCTACGGCATCGACTACTGGGGGTTGGCGGCGGTCCTGGGGGTGGGGGATAAGGACAGGGCGCGTGCATTATCTCAGCCGTACCGGGATGGTCCGCAGTATACCTGCGTCATGGTTTTCATTCCAGCAGACTTCCCACCCTCGAGCCAGGGCATCTTTGACACCGACGACATTTGCGCCGACTTGCTCGCCCGGAGACCGGACTTGGCCCAACACATCAGTCGATGTGCCACTCTGGTAAGGCGCGGCCAGAAGGTTGCGCACCCAACCACGGGCCGGCATACCTTTTTGGCCTACTTCAACGTCTTTTCCAGGGCTGGTCGCGAGGAAGCCTTGGATCTGGCGCGGCAGGTCCGGGAAGAGGTCCGCTACTCCTTTCTCTGAGCAGGTAACATGCGTCTGGGGAGCGAAGGAGTCTCCCAGCATCGTCTACGGTTAGGACTGTTGCTACGCAAGACTCATGTCTGTCTAGCAGGCGTTGTAGGCTCAATCATAAGTGCCCAAACTTACTGCGTGACGGGAGAATAACGCATTAAATGGATGTTGATAGACGGAATTTGAGCCACATTAGCTATTATCAAGGCTTACTAGCCTGTAGCCACCGGCTCTACCAACTTGACTCTCATCAGTAGACCAACTGTACTTGAAGACTAGGAATCACTGGCCACAACAATGACAGTACATTGGATGGCATGAATCGTACGAGCCGAGAAAGTACAGAGTAAGCAGCTCGATTTGGAAAGGATaggaagagaaacagaaCAAGAGCCTTGCCAAGGCCGGTCCTGTCATGCCACATGTCGACTGGATAAGAACGAACAATAGTCGACAGACACCGTCGGGGCTCCGATACTCCAATAGTACATATTCGGCCCGACACTAATGATAACCCCTGCAACGACCCCTGCAAGCGAAATCACGCCAATATCCTAGTCCTTTGTCCCACCGCATTCGATCTTGTCCGTAGACTATACCCCGGGGCCCCCGCCTCCTCTCGCTTATAATTGCATTCATGCTGGGTCTCATCGTCGATCCAATCCTCTTGCCGAGTGAGTATGACGCCGCCGCAAATGGTCTCCCAGCTGGACGATGCCCGCCTGGACGAGCGCCAGCGAGCGATTCTGGAccgccagctgcatggcCTTGGTGGAGAGACAAAACAACGCAAGAATGTCTTTGCGTACGCGACGGTTTCGGATAGAATTGTCCTGTCGGTTAGCTCGATCTGTGCTGTCCTCGCCGGCGCCTTGAATCCTCTGGTTCCGGTCAGTTGATGTTGGAGACTATCGCCATTCGCAGCCCCATCACGTATACTGAATTCAAGCGAGCAGGTTATCTACGGTCTTCTCGTCAGCGTTTACGATGGGTTCGCTGCCGGAACGGTTTCCGCGTCCGAACTGCGCTCCAAAACCGCCACGTTTAGTCTATACTATGTCTATCTCAGCATCGGCCTGTTTGCCTTCACCTACGTCGCGACGGTGGGGTTCTATTACACCGGCGAGCGCATGGCCCGGGCCCTACGGACCACCTATCTCGCCGCCATCTTGCGCCAGAATATGGCGTTCTTCGATCTCCTGGGCCCCGGCGAGATCACGAGCCGCATCATGTCGGATATGGGGACAGTCCAGGAAGCGGTCACGAGCAAGCTGGCGGTGATGCTGACCGCCATCGCCACGTTCTGCGCGGCGTTCGTCGTGGCCTTCATCATGTATTGGAAGACGGCGTTGATCATCAGCCCGTTCTTTGTCATCATGATCGTGACGGAGACGTTGGGCGGGGCGTATATGGTGAGACATCACAAGCGGGCGATGGAGCTGTATAGTCAGGCTGCCGGGATTGCCGAGGAGGCCATCGCCGCGATCAAGCATGTCACCGCGTTCGGGATCCAGACCCTCCTCTCCCAGCGGTATCTGTCCGTGTTGGAGCAAGCCGCCAAGGCCGACCGAAAGGCCGAGAACATGGTAGCGGGCATGATTGCGTGGATGAACGCCATGCCGAATCTGATCTACGCTCTTGCGTTCTGGGCCGGCTCGATCTATCTGACCCGAGGCCAGATGTCCGTGGCGGAAGTGAGCGCGACGACGTTGGCCGTCACGATCGGGTCCTTTGCCATTATCCGAATTGCCCCTTCCGCACAGGCCTTGCTGTCCGGGATCGCAATCACGGGGGAAATCCTGAAGTCGATCGCGAGACGGTCGCCGCAAGATCCACTGGTCAAGGAAGGCGACGAGCCTTCGACCGTCGTGGGTGACATTGTCTTGGACCGCGTCGGCCTCATCTATCCCTCGCGCGATGACGTTGATATCCTGCAAGATGTGTCTCTGAGGTGTGCGGCCATGAAGAAGACAGCCATTGTGGGCTCGTCAGGGAGTGGAAAGAGCAGTATTCTGGGGCTGGTGGAACGATTTTACGAGCCAACCAGTGGGACAGTCTGTAAGTACTCCCCAGAGCCGTCGCAGCGACCGTTTTCTCACCTCAGCCAGTGCTGGATGGACGTGATATCCAGTCTCTCAACCTTCGCTGGCTGCGACGCCAGATCGCCCTTGTGGATCAGATGCCGGTTCTGTTCAACGCCACCATCCTGGAAAATATTCTCTACGGGTGTTCTGACATGGTCAGTCAGTGGTCGGAGTCCGAACAGCTTGACAGGGTTGTCCAAGCATCCAAAAAGGCCAACGCTCACGACTTCATCAGCGCCCTGCCCGACGGCTACCACACCCACGTCGGGGAAAAGGGCCTGCAGCTTTCCGGAGGGCAGAGACAGCGGGTGGCCATCGCCCGGGCGCTCATCAGAGATCCGAAAATTCTCCTGCTCGATGAGGCAACCTCGGCTCTCGATTCCAAGTCCGAGGCAATGGTCCAGGAAGCTTTGGATGCGGCCGCCGAGCATCGGACCACCATCATCGTTGCCCACCGGCTATCGACGATCCAGAACGCGGACCACATTATTGTGCTGGACCACGGCAAGGTTGTGGAAGAGGGCACACACCATGCCCTCGTGGCGCAGAACGGGGCGTATGCGGCCTTGGTACAGAAGCAGCAGATTGGAGATACTCATGACCACAAGGCCCCGGACGGCGCACGCTTGTCCattgaggatgacgacgatgaggattCCCGCTACGGTGGCAACACCGAGTATGTCGATGAGAAAGACATACGAACGGAAGAGGTTGCCCTATCTTCGGCCGCTCACGACGAAGGAACCCAGCGGGACTCACTGAAACTGAGTGCACTGCAAACCATCGCATTCATTGCACGTCTCAGCAAGAGGGATTGGAAGGTCCTGCTCTTCGGGCTCGCAAATGCAATACTTGCGGGCTTAACCATCCCAGTGTGAGTCTCTGCCTCGACTTCCCCTTTTACGATGACAGAAACCAACCTTGTTGCTCCTCAGGCAATCGGTCTTCTTTGCGAAGATCCTGACCGTGATCGGCTTCCCCCCTCCACAGTATCCGCAACTCCGATCCGAAGTCGATTTCTGGTCTGGACTTTATGTCATGCTGACCGGTAccacctttctcttctggaTGGGCGTCGAGATTGCTTTGTCGTACGCAACCCAGAAGCTCGCCCGGCGGGTTCGCGAGGTCTGCTTCCGCTCGATCTTGGTGCAGGATATGGCATTTTTCGACGTGCCGGGCAACTCGCCCAGCGCGCTGTCCAGCGTGCTTTCAAAGAGCACCAACGACCTGGCCGGTTTGGGGGGACCCGTCATGGGCGGGATTCTGACTTTTCTCTCGACGATCCTTGCCGGCATTGTCCTCGCTTTGGCCATCGGGTGGAAGCTGGCTCTGGTCTGCACGGCCACCATTCCGATCGTGGTGGCGTGTGGCTGGCTGCGCTTGCAAGTCCTATCCACATTCGACAGCAAGGTCCGGCAGAGCGGAATCGAATCGGCGGCATACGCCGGAGAGCTGGTTCGTACGGTGCGAACCGTTGCGTCGCTGGGGCTCGAGGAGCATGCTCTGGCCCGCTACGAAGGGATTCTGGCCAAACAAGCCGCGAAGTCTCTGCGCTCCATCCTGTTGGCCTCCGCGCTGTATGCCGCATCGGCGTCGGTGGTGTATCTTTGCGCGGCCCTGGCCTTTTGGTATGGTGGCACGCTCATCGCCAGCCACGAGTACTCGACGTTCCAGGTGTATATCTGCTTTGTCAGTCTGATCTCCGGCTCGCAGATCGCCGGGTCGATCTTCACGTATGCCCCGGATGCAAGTAAGGCCATGCATGCAAGCCGAGAGATCCAGGATATTATGAACCTCAAGCCCTCCATCAATAAAGTGGCGCCGACAGGGCCGCCGCCCGCCCACGAAGGCACAGAGAAGAATCAACCCCAGCAGAATCTGAGCGCTTGTCGCGTGGAGTTCGAGCATGTCTCGTTCACCTACCCATCCCGACCCACGCGACGCGCCCTGGATAATCTCCACATCACCGTGGAGCCCGGGCAAACGCTGGCGCTGGTCGGCCAAAGTGGAAGTGGCAAGAGTACCTGTGTTTCCCTCCTCGAGCGCTTCTACGATCCAGACCAGGGCCGGATCCTCATCGACGGGCAAGATATCAAACTGCGGGATGTGGACGAGTACCGCCGCGATATCTCGCTTGTGAGCCAGGAAACGATTATTTTCTCCGGCACAATCCGAGACAATATCACCGTTGGCCTGGCCGGGCAGGAAGTATCCGATGACGAGATTCTCGAGGCTTGTAAACAAGCGAATATTCTGGAATTTGTGCAGTCCCTTCCGTAAGTagtcccccccccccccaaaaatCCTAGGAGTCTATTTCCACACATGAACTCATTGCATCAAAAGGGATGGA contains:
- the fmpC gene encoding ATP-grasp enzyme fsqD, with amino-acid sequence MATQERLQVRSKTNEGVFREYSVILSSPPTESSWQSLDFLFWEEPGYHGPDLLNAPDDIRLIQLAQDNESTEITPASLGSPKAFEFLLQMLRASASGAKCAVKLIVPLHRGFIVRSDIIPLRLRDSEYVESAVSFAEPLQTYSGKKVAISSRSDLTTYFAAAAAGLILRQGSTHASDAGSQALFQMVESDLANRLSFPWIQPGTPRRRTLALVDANSSHPQDGLGFYRAARELGINVVVLENAGHWLEDPAQAHWREAFIPTRLTNPPEEDVGDHILASLRAYGKPVDGIVTFADSFWYYIARIAHEIGVETAPPDSMRIATNKFLTSKYVGHDAYLASNVDEALRIAKEVALPYPLIVKPCDGWSSEGVSRVESPDAFPAAVKSIDTSRHGTEFVMEPYCDGPEVDVNLVLLDGEVLFAEICDDLPKSADVNGLTVGSLTNFHELYSVYPSALPSKELELLIHSFVDTLLRLGIRNGVMHLEGRVQNSSMEYREQNRMMHLQPRAPQATRPEPSAWLIEINPRPLGMTGSHIIESTYGIDYWGLAAVLGVGDKDRARALSQPYRDGPQYTCVMVFIPADFPPSSQGIFDTDDICADLLARRPDLAQHISRCATLVRRGQKVAHPTTGRHTFLAYFNVFSRAGREEALDLARQVREEVRYSFL
- the fmpD gene encoding ABC-type transporter fsqE — encoded protein: MTPPQMVSQLDDARLDERQRAILDRQLHGLGGETKQRKNVFAYATVSDRIVLSVSSICAVLAGALNPLVPVIYGLLVSVYDGFAAGTVSASELRSKTATFSLYYVYLSIGLFAFTYVATVGFYYTGERMARALRTTYLAAILRQNMAFFDLLGPGEITSRIMSDMGTVQEAVTSKLAVMLTAIATFCAAFVVAFIMYWKTALIISPFFVIMIVTETLGGAYMVRHHKRAMELYSQAAGIAEEAIAAIKHVTAFGIQTLLSQRYLSVLEQAAKADRKAENMVAGMIAWMNAMPNLIYALAFWAGSIYLTRGQMSVAEVSATTLAVTIGSFAIIRIAPSAQALLSGIAITGEILKSIARRSPQDPLVKEGDEPSTVVGDIVLDRVGLIYPSRDDVDILQDVSLRCAAMKKTAIVGSSGSGKSSILGLVERFYEPTSGTVLLDGRDIQSLNLRWLRRQIALVDQMPVLFNATILENILYGCSDMVSQWSESEQLDRVVQASKKANAHDFISALPDGYHTHVGEKGLQLSGGQRQRVAIARALIRDPKILLLDEATSALDSKSEAMVQEALDAAAEHRTTIIVAHRLSTIQNADHIIVLDHGKVVEEGTHHALVAQNGAYAALVQKQQIGDTHDHKAPDGARLSIEDDDDEDSRYGGNTEYVDEKDIRTEEVALSSAAHDEGTQRDSLKLSALQTIAFIARLSKRDWKVLLFGLANAILAGLTIPVQSVFFAKILTVIGFPPPQYPQLRSEVDFWSGLYVMLTGTTFLFWMGVEIALSYATQKLARRVREVCFRSILVQDMAFFDVPGNSPSALSSVLSKSTNDLAGLGGPVMGGILTFLSTILAGIVLALAIGWKLALVCTATIPIVVACGWLRLQVLSTFDSKVRQSGIESAAYAGELVRTVRTVASLGLEEHALARYEGILAKQAAKSLRSILLASALYAASASVVYLCAALAFWYGGTLIASHEYSTFQVYICFVSLISGSQIAGSIFTYAPDASKAMHASREIQDIMNLKPSINKVAPTGPPPAHEGTEKNQPQQNLSACRVEFEHVSFTYPSRPTRRALDNLHITVEPGQTLALVGQSGSGKSTCVSLLERFYDPDQGRILIDGQDIKLRDVDEYRRDISLVSQETIIFSGTIRDNITVGLAGQEVSDDEILEACKQANILEFVQSLPDGLSTLVGTGGSMLSGGQKQRIAIARAFLRKPKILLLDEATSALDSQSEAIVQEAMDAIRKDRTTIMVAHRLSTVQNADVICVLQDGKLLEIGTHEQLLGKRGKYWEMVSMQSLH